From the Acidilutibacter cellobiosedens genome, one window contains:
- a CDS encoding sensor histidine kinase yields the protein MRELLIKLFFTFLESVFLYRMIDELLICKFKGFKKTMFLSMAILIDTLFVQLCHLRLSMLRTLLFTAISLVIVQSLYKDSIFIKIFFILLNNYIFIISDMITGNLLSWICKINVRNVISGVSGLTISFSILSKITAFLLVFSYIRFFKKIDFNIPTKYWISMDLITEFFIILINFFMIIEGTLQNENFQYSVQIVRMSLYFLLMSVLMIYLFGRICLFYQKEKQMYALKLKNKALKDQLAFQEASASELKKIRHDIKNNLANISYLLKENHIEESVGYINAITSTLESTKSIIHCGNNYLDSILNYEMTLCKNNNIDACFEIDNIPKLNIAPTDLSSIISNVLNNAVEANLKLTESERYISLKIFCYKNYLSIIVKNPYKHILIEDNGTLITNKKDKFYHGYGLKSVESSVKRYRGNFKYSYENNIFMSMIILPLNPNSD from the coding sequence ATGCGGGAATTGTTGATAAAACTATTTTTTACATTTTTAGAATCCGTTTTTCTGTACCGGATGATAGATGAACTTCTTATATGCAAATTTAAAGGTTTTAAGAAGACTATGTTTCTTAGTATGGCAATATTAATTGATACCTTATTCGTTCAGCTCTGCCATTTAAGATTATCTATGCTTAGGACTTTATTGTTTACGGCTATATCGTTGGTTATAGTTCAATCGTTATATAAAGACAGCATCTTTATAAAAATATTTTTTATCCTGCTTAATAACTACATATTTATAATCAGTGATATGATTACAGGGAACCTACTGTCTTGGATATGTAAAATTAATGTCAGAAATGTGATTTCGGGAGTATCCGGTTTAACAATATCTTTTTCCATTCTTTCTAAAATAACCGCTTTTCTCCTTGTATTCTCATATATCCGGTTTTTCAAAAAAATTGATTTTAATATACCGACTAAATATTGGATAAGCATGGATTTGATTACCGAATTTTTTATTATTCTTATAAATTTCTTTATGATAATCGAAGGAACACTGCAAAATGAAAATTTTCAATACTCCGTACAGATTGTCAGAATGTCATTATACTTTCTTTTGATGTCGGTATTGATGATTTATCTTTTTGGCAGAATCTGTTTATTCTATCAAAAAGAGAAGCAGATGTACGCATTGAAATTAAAAAACAAAGCATTGAAGGATCAGTTGGCATTTCAAGAAGCTTCGGCGTCCGAATTAAAGAAAATAAGGCATGATATAAAGAATAACCTCGCCAACATTTCATATTTGTTAAAAGAAAATCATATTGAGGAATCAGTCGGGTATATTAATGCTATTACATCTACATTGGAATCCACCAAATCAATAATTCACTGCGGCAATAATTATCTTGATTCAATTCTAAATTATGAAATGACTTTATGTAAAAATAATAATATAGATGCTTGTTTTGAAATCGATAATATTCCAAAGTTAAACATCGCACCCACAGATTTATCTTCAATTATTTCCAATGTACTCAATAATGCTGTCGAGGCAAATTTAAAACTTACGGAATCCGAAAGGTATATTTCTCTAAAGATATTTTGTTACAAAAATTATTTGTCCATTATTGTAAAAAATCCTTATAAACATATTTTAATCGAAGATAACGGTACACTTATAACGAATAAGAAAGATAAATTTTATCACGGTTACGGCCTTAAATCCGTGGAATCATCCGTTAAACGATACAGAGGTAATTTTAAATATTCATATGAAAATAATATATTTATGTCAATGATAATATTGCCTTTAAACCCCAATTCTGATTAA
- a CDS encoding LytR/AlgR family response regulator transcription factor, translated as MINVAFCDDDISFLNKVAPMAKEIFEKLKTSVSIYTFTNVSTLIKSFEQYNPYYDIVFLDIDMPVIDGKETARRLRLIDRKFKLIFITSFEQEVLNTFQYNVSDFLPKVSLRERMPSVIKRVVNTINEENPQFQIFKVNMTDDKIATIKIPLNDIMYIESINRKIYLHTKRETYLLHCYKFKDLFKHYIDLEFVDIHRTCIVNIKYIFSIDDYVRLDDGTTLPLSRRKKQDVLNKFLEKVCEVTKCGNC; from the coding sequence ATGATAAATGTCGCGTTTTGCGATGACGACATCAGTTTTTTGAATAAAGTAGCTCCTATGGCAAAGGAAATATTTGAAAAATTAAAAACAAGTGTGTCTATCTATACTTTTACAAATGTAAGTACATTAATAAAGAGTTTTGAACAATATAATCCTTACTATGATATCGTTTTTTTGGATATAGATATGCCTGTTATTGACGGCAAGGAAACAGCCAGAAGGCTGCGTCTTATTGATCGAAAATTTAAATTAATATTTATAACTTCTTTCGAACAAGAGGTTTTAAATACATTTCAGTATAATGTAAGTGATTTCTTACCAAAAGTATCGTTGAGAGAACGTATGCCTTCCGTTATAAAGCGGGTTGTAAATACTATAAACGAAGAAAATCCACAGTTTCAAATCTTTAAAGTTAATATGACGGATGATAAAATTGCTACTATTAAAATACCGTTAAACGATATTATGTATATTGAAAGTATTAACAGAAAAATTTATTTACATACCAAAAGAGAAACGTATTTACTGCATTGTTATAAATTTAAGGATCTATTTAAGCACTATATCGATTTAGAATTTGTTGATATTCATAGGACCTGCATAGTAAATATAAAATATATATTCTCAATAGACGATTATGTACGCCTTGATGATGGTACAACTTTACCGTTAAGCAGAAGAAAAAAGCAGGATGTTCTTAATAAATTTCTTGAGAAAGTCTGTGAGGTTACAAAATGCGGGAATTGTTGA
- a CDS encoding ABC transporter ATP-binding protein: protein MNLIHLAGIKKFYMNNNRKAYVINGISLKVDKGDFIVIMGPSGSGKTTLLNILGLLTEASEGAYFLEEKEVETISAKRRALYRNEKFGYLVQDFALMEEYSVYDNIILPVKYFRKRDSRKNLKSKVDILMKEYGIEGKLKDKVKELSVGQRQRVALCRALINDPEIILADEPTGSLDSKNTEIVINNLHKLNKAGRTVIMVTHNQELAKHATKTFIIKDGRIV, encoded by the coding sequence ATGAATTTAATTCATCTTGCCGGCATAAAAAAGTTTTACATGAATAATAACAGAAAAGCTTATGTGATTAATGGTATCAGCTTAAAAGTTGACAAGGGAGATTTTATAGTAATAATGGGGCCTTCCGGTTCAGGAAAAACAACTCTTCTTAATATATTGGGTCTACTTACTGAAGCATCTGAAGGAGCTTATTTTTTAGAAGAAAAAGAAGTAGAGACAATTAGCGCTAAACGGAGAGCATTATATAGAAATGAGAAGTTCGGCTATTTGGTGCAAGACTTTGCATTAATGGAAGAATACAGTGTTTATGATAATATAATACTGCCTGTTAAATATTTCAGAAAGAGAGATTCCAGAAAAAATTTAAAAAGCAAAGTTGATATACTAATGAAAGAATACGGGATTGAAGGAAAGCTTAAGGATAAAGTAAAAGAATTATCTGTAGGGCAAAGACAAAGAGTTGCTTTATGCAGAGCATTAATAAACGACCCGGAGATTATTCTTGCAGACGAACCGACAGGCTCCTTGGACAGCAAAAATACTGAAATTGTAATAAACAATTTGCATAAATTAAACAAGGCTGGTAGAACCGTTATAATGGTAACTCACAATCAAGAATTAGCAAAACATGCTACCAAGACATTTATTATCAAAGACGGCAGAATAGTATAA
- a CDS encoding sensor histidine kinase: MYALKLKNKALKDQLAFQEASASELKKIRHDIKNNLANISYLLKENHIEESVGYINAITSTLESTKSIIHCGNNYLDSILNYEMTLCKNNNIDACFEIDNIPKLNIAPTDLSSIISNVLNNAVEANLKLTESERYISLKIFCYKNYLSIIVKNPYKHILIEDNGTLITNKKDKFYHGYGLKSVESSVKRYRGNFKYSYENNIFMSMIILPLNPNSD, from the coding sequence ATGTACGCATTGAAATTAAAAAACAAAGCATTGAAGGATCAGTTGGCATTTCAAGAAGCTTCGGCGTCCGAATTAAAGAAAATAAGGCATGATATAAAGAATAACCTCGCCAACATTTCATATTTGTTAAAAGAAAATCATATTGAGGAATCAGTCGGGTATATTAATGCTATTACATCTACATTGGAATCCACCAAATCAATAATTCACTGCGGCAATAATTATCTTGATTCAATTCTAAATTATGAAATGACTTTATGTAAAAATAATAATATAGATGCCTGTTTTGAAATCGATAATATTCCAAAGTTAAACATCGCACCCACAGATTTATCTTCAATTATCTCCAATGTACTCAATAATGCTGTCGAGGCAAATTTAAAACTTACGGAATCCGAAAGGTATATTTCTCTAAAGATATTTTGTTACAAAAATTATTTGTCCATTATTGTAAAAAATCCTTATAAACATATTTTAATCGAAGATAACGGTACACTTATAACGAATAAGAAAGATAAATTTTATCACGGTTACGGCCTTAAATCCGTGGAATCATCCGTTAAACGATACAGAGGTAATTTTAAATATTCATATGAAAATAATATATTTATGTCAATGATAATATTGCCTTTAAACCCCAATTCTGATTAA
- a CDS encoding class III lanthionine synthetase LanKC N-terminal domain-containing protein, producing the protein MSFLDKKLHQQYLAFNKEFYESASKYHPTSEQIKLIYKDIPLNYVYNYENLWFYLQPQHLDLPLQGWKIHISAITENKSEILKTVAKICFSKNLSFKFLADEIDFRILANKMINRGSSNKFITIYPINEKEFKDVIEILYEKLKDYNGPYILSDLRYKDCKVLYYRYGGIRKYEVLTFMGEKDLRIIDPNGNEIEDRRVAYWNPPYWIKDPFQIDETSNV; encoded by the coding sequence ATGTCTTTTTTAGATAAGAAACTTCATCAACAATATTTAGCGTTTAATAAAGAATTTTATGAAAGTGCTTCTAAATATCATCCTACCAGTGAACAGATTAAGTTAATATATAAAGATATTCCATTAAATTATGTATATAATTATGAAAATTTATGGTTTTATCTACAGCCTCAACATTTAGATTTACCTTTACAAGGGTGGAAAATTCATATCTCAGCTATAACTGAAAATAAATCAGAAATTTTAAAAACTGTTGCTAAAATATGTTTTTCAAAAAATTTATCATTTAAGTTTTTAGCGGATGAAATAGATTTTAGAATTTTAGCAAATAAAATGATAAATAGAGGCTCAAGTAATAAATTTATTACTATATATCCTATTAATGAAAAAGAATTTAAAGACGTTATTGAAATATTATATGAGAAACTTAAAGATTACAATGGTCCATATATTTTATCAGATTTAAGATATAAAGATTGTAAAGTACTGTATTATAGATATGGAGGCATAAGAAAATATGAAGTATTAACTTTTATGGGTGAAAAAGACCTTAGAATCATTGATCCAAATGGTAATGAAATAGAGGACAGAAGAGTTGCATATTGGAATCCTCCATATTGGATAAAAGATCCTTTTCAAATAGATGAAACAAGTAATGTATAA
- a CDS encoding lanthionine synthetase C family protein, translated as MISQGEIEYQIKKIIQYIINNIRYDRKDAIFPADPRIFNSNPLNVFNGAWGIIYSLNKLRVDIPSKLLFKVLNYNINSSKYTSGLYVGTSGIAWVLLELSLKEETERIMNIGENHKLMFDSPGIFFGASGYGLTCLKFYLKTSDVEWLKKAKKIGERLMESAIKVDDNKYCWKHIDGDTHLGYGEGATGISLFLLYLSIISGEYKYLEVGTKALEFDISYLKTSEEGILGMQRGVAGNVEKVITSYWDEGTAGVLTSVLRYWKGTKNDKYLILAKSLIKDVSRKYAAFPGLFMGLSGLGNALIDAYQFIGDKEYLKEAYKVATGVSLFAINENNGISYPGEQLFRKSTDFGTGSSGIALFYNRLLNAETKYNNFNFVLDEVFKE; from the coding sequence GTGATTTCTCAGGGCGAAATTGAATATCAAATAAAAAAAATTATACAGTATATTATTAATAATATTCGTTATGACAGAAAAGATGCTATATTTCCTGCTGATCCACGTATATTCAATTCAAACCCTTTAAATGTATTTAATGGAGCATGGGGTATAATTTACTCTCTAAATAAATTAAGAGTTGATATACCTTCTAAACTATTATTCAAAGTGTTAAATTATAATATAAACTCAAGTAAATATACTTCTGGGTTATATGTAGGAACATCCGGTATTGCATGGGTATTACTGGAACTGTCATTAAAAGAAGAGACTGAAAGAATTATGAATATAGGTGAAAATCATAAACTCATGTTTGATTCTCCAGGAATATTCTTTGGAGCATCAGGTTATGGATTGACATGTCTTAAATTTTATTTAAAGACTAGTGATGTGGAGTGGTTAAAAAAGGCAAAGAAAATTGGAGAAAGACTAATGGAATCAGCTATAAAAGTTGATGATAATAAATATTGCTGGAAACACATAGATGGGGATACTCATTTAGGCTATGGAGAAGGAGCAACGGGGATATCATTGTTTTTATTGTATTTAAGTATAATATCTGGAGAATATAAATATCTTGAAGTAGGTACTAAAGCTCTTGAATTCGATATATCTTATTTAAAAACAAGTGAAGAAGGAATTTTAGGTATGCAGAGAGGGGTCGCTGGAAACGTTGAAAAGGTAATAACCAGCTATTGGGATGAAGGTACGGCAGGAGTATTAACTTCAGTATTAAGATATTGGAAAGGGACTAAAAATGATAAATATTTGATATTAGCTAAGAGTTTGATCAAAGATGTTTCAAGAAAATATGCTGCTTTTCCAGGACTATTTATGGGTTTATCTGGTTTAGGAAATGCCTTAATTGATGCATATCAATTTATTGGAGATAAAGAGTATCTTAAAGAAGCATATAAAGTGGCAACAGGAGTTTCTTTATTTGCTATAAATGAAAATAATGGTATTTCTTATCCTGGTGAACAATTGTTTAGAAAAAGTACTGACTTTGGTACAGGCTCTTCTGGAATAGCATTATTTTATAACAGACTTTTAAATGCCGAAACAAAATATAATAACTTTAATTTTGTTTTAGATGAGGTATTTAAAGAATAG
- a CDS encoding MFS transporter produces the protein MKDFKLLKNKNFLYFVLSQGISGFGDIFFDTLILLLVYDSTKSVLQSAMVGIAWHISSIILSPIAGALSDSYDRKKILISSNFIGFIITFFIALFYLFNKKLSLPVALSAIILSNIAQTFIRPASRSILPDISGEENIESATGALSYITNIFNFIGTLSVGFIIEFLGGFTAIVIDSITFFIASVIIAFINIPQKSISIDINKNNNLLENIRNGWEVLKANVLFKRIVVAAILINVMSFIGPLLPAFIDEKFNGGSIDYSIIETISLIAGILVGTTVSTLTQHIQSKKLITYGWIGMGLSILGTSLFKAKFIIYIMFFLQSLFRTVSEVNFDIFMLREVEQKFRGRIIGIVFSLSVISIPLSTFIAGIVGERLPVMYIFMFAGIYAAIIGVVCLITVKRSDDPPEIEDQL, from the coding sequence ATGAAGGATTTTAAGTTACTGAAAAACAAAAATTTTTTATATTTTGTATTATCCCAAGGAATATCAGGCTTTGGAGATATATTTTTTGACACTCTGATTCTTCTGCTTGTATATGATTCTACCAAGTCAGTTTTACAGAGTGCTATGGTGGGAATTGCATGGCATATTTCATCTATCATACTTTCACCCATTGCAGGGGCTTTATCCGATAGCTATGATAGAAAAAAGATTTTAATATCTTCTAATTTTATTGGATTTATTATTACCTTTTTTATTGCTTTATTTTACTTGTTTAATAAAAAATTATCATTACCTGTAGCACTATCGGCAATTATATTATCCAATATAGCTCAAACTTTTATAAGACCGGCAAGCAGATCCATTTTACCTGATATTTCAGGTGAAGAAAATATCGAAAGTGCAACGGGGGCATTGAGTTACATAACAAATATATTTAATTTTATTGGAACTTTGTCAGTAGGGTTTATTATTGAGTTTTTGGGTGGATTTACAGCTATAGTTATTGATAGTATAACATTTTTTATAGCCAGCGTGATTATTGCATTTATTAATATTCCTCAAAAATCTATTTCAATTGACATTAATAAAAATAATAATTTATTGGAAAACATTCGTAATGGCTGGGAAGTACTTAAAGCCAATGTTTTATTTAAGAGAATAGTTGTTGCAGCAATTTTAATAAACGTTATGTCCTTTATAGGGCCTTTATTACCTGCCTTTATTGACGAAAAATTTAACGGAGGGTCAATAGACTACAGTATTATTGAAACTATAAGTTTAATTGCCGGTATATTAGTTGGAACCACAGTTTCTACCTTAACCCAACACATTCAAAGTAAGAAACTTATAACCTACGGTTGGATTGGAATGGGGCTGTCTATTTTGGGGACATCATTATTTAAGGCAAAGTTTATAATATATATTATGTTTTTCCTTCAATCATTGTTTAGAACTGTTTCAGAGGTAAACTTTGATATTTTTATGCTCAGAGAAGTCGAGCAGAAATTTAGAGGCAGGATAATAGGAATTGTTTTCAGTTTAAGTGTCATTTCAATTCCCCTTAGTACATTTATAGCGGGAATAGTAGGAGAGAGATTGCCTGTAATGTACATATTTATGTTTGCAGGAATATATGCAGCTATTATCGGAGTCGTATGTCTTATTACAGTAAAAAGATCTGATGACCCACCTGAAATTGAAGATCAATTATAA
- the scfA gene encoding six-cysteine ranthipeptide SCIFF → MKHIKTIGSRNLKETLSKGGCGECQTSCQSACKTSCTVGNQKCERK, encoded by the coding sequence ATGAAACATATAAAAACAATAGGCTCAAGAAATTTGAAAGAAACCTTGTCCAAGGGCGGATGTGGAGAATGCCAGACTTCATGCCAGTCGGCATGTAAGACTTCCTGTACAGTTGGAAATCAGAAGTGTGAAAGAAAGTAA
- the scfB gene encoding thioether cross-link-forming SCIFF peptide maturase codes for MSDNKKIHKFSLNDRNIVLDINSGDVHVVDDIVYDMLDFYEKYTKEEILDKLSSKYSKRDLEEAYEEISELKKEGMLFSDEIDMGNIKYNEQNVVKALCLHVAHDCNLRCKYCFASQGDFKGERLLMPLKVGRKALEFISINSGKRKNLEVDFFGGEPLMNFDVVKELVSYGRILEKKYNKNFRFTITTNGVLLDEDKMDFINENMSNVVLSLDGRKKINDYMRKTVNGQGSYDIIVPKMKKMVEKRKDKDYYIRGTFTKYNKDFSEDIMEYYNLGFKKVSMEPVVASPKEDYALMEEDLEEVLREYEKFSKEYIDIKKKDKDFMFFHFMIDLNQGPCIIKRTVGCGAGSEYMAVTPEGDLYPCHQFVGNEDFKMGNVFTGIENTTIRDEFKKANVLTKEECSGCWARYYCSGGCHANAYNFNKDIKKPYKIGCEMEKKRIECAISILANM; via the coding sequence ATGTCGGATAATAAAAAAATCCATAAATTTTCTTTGAATGATAGGAATATTGTTCTTGATATAAATAGCGGAGATGTACATGTAGTTGATGATATAGTATATGATATGTTGGATTTTTATGAAAAATATACTAAAGAAGAAATATTGGACAAACTTTCATCTAAATATTCAAAAAGAGATTTAGAGGAAGCTTATGAAGAAATAAGTGAATTGAAAAAGGAAGGTATGCTTTTTTCTGATGAGATAGACATGGGAAATATCAAATATAATGAGCAGAATGTAGTTAAGGCTCTCTGCCTTCATGTAGCTCATGATTGCAATCTGAGATGCAAATATTGCTTTGCCTCTCAAGGAGATTTTAAAGGAGAAAGGCTTCTCATGCCTCTGAAGGTGGGAAGGAAAGCTTTGGAGTTTATTTCAATCAATTCCGGAAAAAGAAAAAACTTGGAAGTCGATTTCTTCGGGGGGGAACCTTTGATGAATTTTGATGTAGTTAAGGAACTTGTTTCCTACGGAAGGATATTGGAAAAGAAATACAATAAAAACTTTAGATTTACAATTACCACAAACGGAGTGCTTCTTGACGAAGATAAGATGGATTTTATTAATGAAAATATGAGCAATGTAGTACTGAGCTTAGACGGAAGAAAGAAAATTAACGATTATATGAGAAAAACGGTTAACGGCCAGGGAAGCTATGATATTATAGTCCCTAAGATGAAGAAAATGGTAGAGAAGAGAAAGGATAAGGATTATTATATAAGAGGTACTTTTACTAAATATAATAAGGATTTTTCAGAAGATATAATGGAGTATTACAACTTGGGATTTAAGAAGGTGTCCATGGAACCTGTGGTAGCTTCTCCAAAGGAAGATTATGCTTTAATGGAAGAGGATTTGGAAGAAGTATTAAGAGAATATGAGAAGTTTTCAAAAGAATATATAGATATTAAGAAAAAGGATAAAGATTTTATGTTTTTTCATTTCATGATTGATTTAAATCAAGGCCCCTGCATCATAAAGAGGACCGTAGGCTGCGGGGCGGGATCGGAATATATGGCGGTCACTCCCGAAGGAGATTTATATCCCTGCCATCAGTTTGTCGGAAATGAGGATTTTAAAATGGGGAATGTGTTTACAGGAATCGAAAATACAACTATCAGGGATGAGTTTAAAAAAGCCAATGTATTGACTAAAGAAGAATGCAGCGGTTGCTGGGCAAGATACTATTGCAGCGGAGGATGCCATGCCAATGCCTATAATTTCAACAAGGATATTAAAAAACCTTATAAAATAGGATGTGAAATGGAAAAAAAGAGAATAGAATGTGCCATATCAATTTTGGCTAATATGTAG
- a CDS encoding sigma factor-like helix-turn-helix DNA-binding protein, which translates to MNKLAEKFFYEKDENRDLYNKVITNNDRKSLPILEEKFFNYLFKIYLTSYINKSITYTALNFKKKYNLLNLRELPILNISDEDFNEEKINNIPDIPLDYVEEICNIYDNFDFRQIISDEKLLSAIDMLSNRQKKILYMYYVQEKEEWEIAVQLNITRQSVNKTRNRAISRIKFQLGRD; encoded by the coding sequence GTGAATAAGCTGGCAGAGAAATTTTTCTATGAAAAGGATGAAAACCGAGATTTATATAATAAGGTAATAACCAATAACGATAGAAAATCTTTGCCAATATTAGAGGAAAAATTTTTTAATTATCTGTTCAAAATTTATTTAACAAGTTATATAAACAAATCAATTACTTATACCGCTTTAAATTTTAAAAAGAAATATAATCTCTTAAACCTTAGGGAATTGCCTATTTTGAACATTTCTGATGAAGATTTCAATGAAGAAAAAATCAATAACATTCCGGATATACCTTTAGATTATGTAGAAGAGATATGCAACATTTATGATAATTTTGATTTCAGACAGATAATCTCGGATGAAAAACTATTATCAGCTATTGATATGCTGAGCAACAGACAGAAGAAAATTTTGTACATGTATTATGTCCAGGAAAAGGAAGAATGGGAAATAGCAGTTCAATTGAATATAACAAGGCAGTCCGTGAACAAGACAAGAAACAGAGCCATAAGCAGAATAAAATTTCAATTGGGGAGGGATTAA
- a CDS encoding YvrJ family protein produces the protein MDTFSKIVANVGFPIAVAGFLLFNIEKKIDKLNEMLIKIMELFATQKD, from the coding sequence GTGGATACATTCAGTAAAATAGTAGCTAATGTTGGATTTCCTATTGCAGTGGCGGGCTTTTTATTATTCAATATAGAAAAGAAAATTGATAAATTAAACGAAATGCTTATAAAAATAATGGAATTGTTTGCAACTCAGAAAGATTAA
- a CDS encoding helix-turn-helix domain-containing protein — protein sequence MEDEKFVELCKLSKAGNKDALNKLILIFKPLLYQNSMIDGVFDEDLYQELNIKLIDCIKKFDFNCKDEILSCLDIKNEEK from the coding sequence ATGGAAGATGAAAAATTTGTAGAACTTTGCAAGTTATCGAAAGCAGGTAATAAAGATGCTTTGAACAAATTAATTCTTATATTTAAACCTTTGCTATATCAAAATAGTATGATCGATGGTGTTTTTGATGAGGATTTATATCAGGAATTAAATATAAAATTAATAGATTGTATTAAAAAATTTGATTTTAACTGCAAGGATGAGATTCTTTCCTGCCTGGATATAAAAAATGAAGAGAAGTAA
- a CDS encoding LapA family protein — MQKGFILSLIFATLVAVFALKNADKVLIDFLFGKVMVSQALIIFISTVAGALIVFILGFVKNIKLKKALKEANKTVEALQNEKEELSNLLESAKKREKEVTEIGKE, encoded by the coding sequence ATGCAAAAAGGATTTATACTCTCACTTATATTTGCAACCTTGGTTGCAGTGTTTGCATTGAAAAATGCGGATAAAGTACTAATTGATTTTTTATTTGGAAAAGTGATGGTATCTCAAGCCCTGATTATTTTTATTTCAACTGTGGCAGGCGCTTTAATTGTGTTTATACTGGGTTTTGTAAAAAATATAAAGTTGAAAAAGGCTTTAAAGGAAGCAAACAAAACGGTGGAAGCTTTGCAGAATGAGAAAGAGGAACTGAGTAATTTACTGGAATCGGCAAAGAAAAGAGAAAAAGAGGTAACAGAGATAGGCAAGGAGTGA